ATACCACCTTGTCGTTTTTCAAATCCTCGCGTAACCAGTGCACAGTGCTTTCGACGAATCCTGCTGGAGTCCAGCTTTGAGAACAATGGCAGATACCCACAACAAAGTTGTAAAGCAGTGTCATGCCTTCGGAAGTATGGTAAACTTCGGGATGAAACTGAATACCATAGATTGATGAATTACCTGCCTGGTACCCTGCCACCTGTACATCATGGGTTCCGGCAATAATCCTGAAATCCTTCGGAATGGAGAGAATGGTATCGCCGTGCGACATCCAGACCTGGCAACCGGGTGTCATGCCATGCAACAAAGCGTTGGACTGGTCAATATGGTTCAGGTTGGCACGTCCGTACTCCCTGATTTTGGAAGGTTCAACTTCTCCGCCATTGATCTTGGCCAGGTATTGCGCACCATAACAAAGACCAAGGAGAGGAATTTTTTTTGCGAGAATATTTTCCAGGACAGGTTTTGGTGAATCAGGATCTGAAACTGAAAAAGGGCTTCCGGAGAGGATTACTCCCTGAACGTACTCAAGTGACGGTATTTGGTTAAACGGATGAATTTCGCAGTAAACGTTCAGTTCGCGCACACGTCGGGCAATCAACTGGGTGTATTGAGAACCGAAGTCGAGAATCAATATCATTTGTTGCATACTGCGATCTATTTATTGGTCTTTTTAGTTCCTGAAAGTTGCTGCTGACGCTGCCTGGTCAGTTCTTCAAGTTTGGCCTGGAACTTCGATTTCTTCACCGGTTTGGTCTTGTTTAACTGGATTTGCTGATGAATTTTATCCTCATCTATCGTTTTGCGGATCAGGAACATCTGGGCAAACGTGAGAATATTCGCAAGGAAATAGTAGTAGCTTAACCCTGAAGCAAAGTTGTTGAATATTCCGAGGAACATTACCGGCATGATATACATCATGGTTTTCATTCCGGGCATCTGGTTGGTTGAGCCCATCATGTCGTTGTTGAGTTTGGTGTACATGATTGTTGATACGGTCATCAGTAGTGTGAATAAACTGACGTGCGCACCATAAAATGGGATATTGAAAGGCAAATCAAGAATCGAGTCGTAACTTGACAGGTCGTGAGCCCAAAGGAAAGCCTCCTGCCTTAGTTCGATGGAGGAGGGGAAAAACCTGAACATAGCCAACAGGATGGGGAACTGCAGCAACATTGGCACACATCCGGCCATTGGGTTGACTCCAGCTTTTTTGTAAAGTGCCATGGTAGCCTGCTGCTTCTTCATTGTGTCTTCAGGCTTCGGGAATTTTTTGGAAATTTCTTCTATTTCAGGCTTCAGTACCCGCATTTTGGCCGAAGACTTATAGGTTTTGTAGGCTATGGGGAAAAGCACAATTTTAAGCAAAATTGTAAGAATCAGGATTACGATGCCATAGTTCCAACCATACCCGCCCAGCCAGTCAAAAACCGGAATCACCGCATAAATGTTAATCCAGGCCATCAGAAAGAAACCCCATCCTAAAGGGATTTGGCGCTGCAGGTCAAGCTTGTATTGTTTTAGAGTGCTGTATTTATTTGGGCCAAAATAGAAATTCATTTCGAAACTGTGATCGGGGGAGAAATCATAAGGGACAGCAACAAGCGCGGACATTGATTTCAGATAATGCTCATCGCTGTTCTGCAGGTCACTAAACGACTTGATTTCTGCGTTTGTGAAAGCCTGATCTGCAATCAGTGTGGCTAAAAAGAAGCGGGTTTTGAAAGAGACCCATTTCACAGGTAATTTCAACGATTGTTCATCATCTTTGCGCTCCGAAAGGTAATCAACGGACTCTTTATCAAATTTCCAGTAAACGGTTGATTCATTGCGTTCGTTTTCAATACTTTGTTCCTGGCGGCGCATATCGGCGCTCCAGGTCAGGTCAATAAAACCAGTTCCGGGATCAATCACCTTATTCATTCCTACCATGTTCAACCGGTAGCTGAGCATATAGTTATCGCCATAAATGGTGTAGAGGTACTCAATGTATCTTGACTGGTCGGGTGTTCCGTCAGGAGCAACCGCGTAAAGGCGCATGGCAAAACGCAGGGAGTCATTTCCGGTGACAGTCATTGTTTTACTGTCAGTCCATTTTGTATCAGGGTAATAAGGTTGAAAATACAGATCGTTTGTGCTGATACGGCGGCTGTTGGCAAAAAAGGTGTAACCGAATACGGCATCATCATTATTAAATAAAATCAGCGGCAATGAGTCGAAAGTTTTATAATCCTTCAGTTGTGCGTTGATGATCTTTCCGCCTACGCTCGAAATCCGGATCTTCAACAGATCATTTTCGATCACAAATTCTTCCTGCTTGCCCTGGGCAGCCAAAGCGAATGCTCCAAGTTTGTCAATCAACGCCTGGTTGTTGCCTGCTGAAATTGAGTCGGTGAATTCATTAATAATTACTTCTTCCTCAGCCTTCTTTTCGATGTCTGCAATTCTTACCCTGGCGATAGAATCCTGGCGGTATTTCACCATCTCGAGTGAATCACGAACCTGCTCACGCCGGGCGATTTCCTCCTTTGAGGGTTGGTTGAAAATGGAAAATCCGATAAAAATAGCGAAAATGAGGATTAATCCATAGATTGTGTTTTTGTCCATCAGGCTAACTTTTGTGAATGATAAAAATGAGGGCGCAAAGATATTTATTTTGGAGTTATGGGAAGGTAAAACAAATTGCTCAATGCGAGATCAGCCTGATCAATTGTTCGGTTTTTT
The sequence above is drawn from the Bacteroidales bacterium genome and encodes:
- the yidC gene encoding membrane protein insertase YidC; the encoded protein is MDKNTIYGLILIFAIFIGFSIFNQPSKEEIARREQVRDSLEMVKYRQDSIARVRIADIEKKAEEEVIINEFTDSISAGNNQALIDKLGAFALAAQGKQEEFVIENDLLKIRISSVGGKIINAQLKDYKTFDSLPLILFNNDDAVFGYTFFANSRRISTNDLYFQPYYPDTKWTDSKTMTVTGNDSLRFAMRLYAVAPDGTPDQSRYIEYLYTIYGDNYMLSYRLNMVGMNKVIDPGTGFIDLTWSADMRRQEQSIENERNESTVYWKFDKESVDYLSERKDDEQSLKLPVKWVSFKTRFFLATLIADQAFTNAEIKSFSDLQNSDEHYLKSMSALVAVPYDFSPDHSFEMNFYFGPNKYSTLKQYKLDLQRQIPLGWGFFLMAWINIYAVIPVFDWLGGYGWNYGIVILILTILLKIVLFPIAYKTYKSSAKMRVLKPEIEEISKKFPKPEDTMKKQQATMALYKKAGVNPMAGCVPMLLQFPILLAMFRFFPSSIELRQEAFLWAHDLSSYDSILDLPFNIPFYGAHVSLFTLLMTVSTIMYTKLNNDMMGSTNQMPGMKTMMYIMPVMFLGIFNNFASGLSYYYFLANILTFAQMFLIRKTIDEDKIHQQIQLNKTKPVKKSKFQAKLEELTRQRQQQLSGTKKTNK